Genomic DNA from Halobaculum sp. MBLA0147:
CGCTCGTCGGTACCCAGCGAGCCCCGCTGCTCGGCGTCCAGTGTCACCTCCTCGTCGTCCACTGTCACACTCGTCGAGGCGGGACACCGGGGCAAAAACGCTCCGACGGGGTGTGACGACGGCCCACGGCGTGTGGTGGTGACGCCCTACTCCTCGCGCGAGTAGTCGGCCTCGAACATCTGCGCGGAGGTGGGTGCCGGGTCGCCCTCGGTGAGGTTGTACGGGGCGAACGACTCGACGCCGGCCTCGCGGAGGAGTTCCTCGTCGTACACCGCCTCGCCGGTGAACTCGTCCGGGTCGCGCGAGAGGATCTCCAGGACCGTGTCGGCGACGATCCGCGGGTGACGCCAGTCGTCTTCCGTCCCGAGTCCGAAGTATCGCGTCGCCCGCGTGTCGATGGCCGTCACCGGCCAGAAGGTGTTGCAGCCGACGCTCTCGCCGGCGAGTTCACCAGCGAGCGAGAGGGTGACGAAACTCATCCCGAGTTTCGACCAGCCGTAGGCGGCCTTGCCCGGCGCGCGGTCCGTCGTCACCGGCGGCGCGTTCGTCAACAACCACGCCTCCTCCCGCTCGCGGAGGTGCGGCAGGAACGCCCGCGAGACGAGGTACGTCCCGCGGACGTTCACCTCGTTCAACAGGTCGAACCGCTTGGCGGGGAGGTCCGCGACGTTCGCCAACTGGATCGCGCTGGCGTTGTTGATCACGATGTCCACCTCGCCGAACCGCTCGATGGCGGCCTCGGCCGCCGCCTCGACGGCGTCGGCGTCCCGGACGTCGAGTTGGATCGCCTCCGACTCGACCCCCAACTCGCGGCACGCCTCGGCCGTCTTCCCGATAGTACCCGACAGGTCCGAGTCGGAGTCGTCGACGGTCTTACCGGTCGAGACGACGTTCGCGCCCGCCTCCGCGAGCGCGAGCGCGATCTCCTTCCCGATGCCGCGGGTTGTGCCGGTGACGAACGCAGTCGAACCGTCGAGGTCCGGCACGTCCAGTGCGTCGAGTCTGGGTGTGTCCATACCGCTCCTCTACTCTACACCGACCTAAAGCGTCGGGAAGACAACCCCGCCCGCGTTGTCGACGGTGGCCCGGTGGTGGTTCTGGGGTGGCCCGGTGGTAGCTCGGCGGTGGCCCGGTGGTAGCTCGACGGTGGCTCGGTGGTGGCTCGGCAGTGGCTCGCCGAGAGACGGCGACGGCGAGACGAACCTACTTCAGGTGTGGGCACGGACAGTCGGGTATGAGCGACGACGGCGGCAGCGCCGCGGTGTTGCGGAACAAGCGGGACGCGACCCGCTACCGGATCCTCGTCGAGATCGCCCAGCGGCAGCCGGCCGTGAGCCAGCGGGAGATCGCCGACGAGATCGGCGTCACCGCGCAGGCCGTGTCGGAACACCTCGGCGACCTCGTCGAGGAGGGGTACGTCGACCGCGAGGCACGCGGGCGCTACGAGGTGACGAAGGAGGGTGTCGACTGGCTGATCTCCGAGACGGACGCGTTGGACGAGTACGTCTCGCACGTCTCCGAGGAGGTGATCGGCGACGTGGAGGTCGACGCCGCACTCGCCGCCGCCCCGGTCGCCGAAGGTGACCGCGTCCGCCTCTCGATGGAGGACGGCGTGTTGACCGCGCGACCGCTGGGTGGTAGCGAGTCGGACGACGACGGGGGCGACGAGTCGGGCGGTGAGAGAGGTGGTGGCGCCAACGACACGGATGGCGGCAGCGAGGGAGACGACGGCGACGAGACGGACGGCGCGACCGCGGTCGCGCTCACGGACGCGGCGGCCGGCAGCGACGTGGGCGTCACGGAGTTCCAGGGCGTGTTGGACTACGAACTCGGGACGGTGACGGGTGTGGAGGTCCCCTCCGTGCGAGCGGGCGGGAGCAGTGTGGTCGACACGGAGCGCGTCGCGGCGTTGGCCGCCGACGCCGACGTGATCGCGACCGCGGGGACGGAGGCGCTCGCGGCGGCACGCGCGGCGGGGCTCGACCCCGACGTGCGGTTCGGCACCGTCGCGGCCGTCGAGGAGGCGGCGACGAAGGGACTCGACGTCCTCTTGCTCGCCGAGAGCCGCGAACTCTCGTCGCACGCGGACCGCCTCCGCGACAGCGCCGTGGCCTACGAGGTCGCCAGCGCCGCCTGAGCCGGCGACGTGAGAGCCCGCCGTCGCGGACCGACACCGACCGCGAGTGGACGCCGGTGGGGAGTGACGAATCGAGAATGCACAAACGTCTTGTCGGGTCACGGTGTCGTGCCGGGTATGGAGGCAGTCGTTCTCGCCGGCGGGTACGCGACACGGATGTGGCCGATCACGCGACACCGTCCCAAGATGTTCCTCCCGTTGGGAGAGGAGACGGTGATCGACGGGGTGTTCGCGGACCTCGAGGCCGACGACCGGATCGACGAGGTGTACGTGAGCACGAACGAGCGGTTCGCCGACGAGTTCGAGGCGTACCTCGCCGACTCCGCGTTCGAGAAGCCGCAGGTGTCCGTCGAGGACACCACCGCGGAGTCCGAGAAGTTCGGCGTCGTCGGCGCGCTGGCACAGTTGATCGACCGCGAGGACGTCGACGACGACCTGCTCGTGATCGCCGGCGACAACCTGTTGTCGTTCGACGTGGCCGAGTTCGTCGACTTCTTCGTCGATGCCGGGACACCGACGCTGGCCGCCTACGACGTCGGGTCCAGAGAGCGTGCCAAGAGCTACGGCCTCGTGGAACTCGACGGAACCGAGGTCGTCGACTTCCAGGAGAAGCCGGACGACCCGAACAGCACCCTCGTCTCCATCGCGTGTTACGCGTTCCCGAGAGATACGCTGCCGTCGTTCGACACGTACCTCTCGAACGACAACAACCCGGACGAGCCCGGGTGGTTCGTCCAGTGGCTCCAGAGCCGGCAGTCGGTGAACGCGTTCACCTTCGACGGCGCGTGGTACGACATC
This window encodes:
- a CDS encoding SDR family oxidoreductase, encoding MDTPRLDALDVPDLDGSTAFVTGTTRGIGKEIALALAEAGANVVSTGKTVDDSDSDLSGTIGKTAEACRELGVESEAIQLDVRDADAVEAAAEAAIERFGEVDIVINNASAIQLANVADLPAKRFDLLNEVNVRGTYLVSRAFLPHLREREEAWLLTNAPPVTTDRAPGKAAYGWSKLGMSFVTLSLAGELAGESVGCNTFWPVTAIDTRATRYFGLGTEDDWRHPRIVADTVLEILSRDPDEFTGEAVYDEELLREAGVESFAPYNLTEGDPAPTSAQMFEADYSREE
- a CDS encoding MarR family transcriptional regulator is translated as MSDDGGSAAVLRNKRDATRYRILVEIAQRQPAVSQREIADEIGVTAQAVSEHLGDLVEEGYVDREARGRYEVTKEGVDWLISETDALDEYVSHVSEEVIGDVEVDAALAAAPVAEGDRVRLSMEDGVLTARPLGGSESDDDGGDESGGERGGGANDTDGGSEGDDGDETDGATAVALTDAAAGSDVGVTEFQGVLDYELGTVTGVEVPSVRAGGSSVVDTERVAALAADADVIATAGTEALAAARAAGLDPDVRFGTVAAVEEAATKGLDVLLLAESRELSSHADRLRDSAVAYEVASAA
- a CDS encoding sugar phosphate nucleotidyltransferase, producing MEAVVLAGGYATRMWPITRHRPKMFLPLGEETVIDGVFADLEADDRIDEVYVSTNERFADEFEAYLADSAFEKPQVSVEDTTAESEKFGVVGALAQLIDREDVDDDLLVIAGDNLLSFDVAEFVDFFVDAGTPTLAAYDVGSRERAKSYGLVELDGTEVVDFQEKPDDPNSTLVSIACYAFPRDTLPSFDTYLSNDNNPDEPGWFVQWLQSRQSVNAFTFDGAWYDIGTADAYLDAVAHALDGDTLVADDATVEDSELGENVHVMSGAEVVDASLSNTVVFDDARIADSTLERSVVDEAATVEDLDLRETLLGQHSRLVGN